One Bos indicus isolate NIAB-ARS_2022 breed Sahiwal x Tharparkar chromosome 10, NIAB-ARS_B.indTharparkar_mat_pri_1.0, whole genome shotgun sequence DNA window includes the following coding sequences:
- the SLIRP gene encoding SRA stem-loop-interacting RNA-binding protein, mitochondrial: protein MAASAARGAMALRTNIGRPVAFVRKIPWTAASSELREHFAQFGHVRKCTVPFDKETGFHKGMGWIHFSSEEELHNALQQENHVIDGVKLHVQPQRPKALQGDQTSDEEKDF, encoded by the exons ATGGCGGCTTCGGCAGCGAGGGGCGCTATGGCGCTGCGTACAAACATCGGCCGGCCGGTTGCGTTTGTCAGAAAAATTCCCTGGACGGCGGCCTCAA GTGAGCTGAGAGAACACTTTGCACAATTTGGCCATGTACGAAAATGCACTGTTCCTTTT gaCAAAGAGACTGGCTTTCACAAAGGTATGGGTTGGATTCACTTTTCTTCAGAAGAAGAACTTCACAATGCACTACAACAGGAAAATCATGTTATTGATGGAGTAAAG ctccATGTTCAACCTCAAAGACCCAAAGCTTTACAAGGAGACCAAACATCTGATGAAGAGAAAGATTTTTGA